A stretch of Gallus gallus isolate bGalGal1 chromosome 2, bGalGal1.mat.broiler.GRCg7b, whole genome shotgun sequence DNA encodes these proteins:
- the SERPINB6 gene encoding serpin B6 yields MDSLSAANSTFALDLLRELREKSSTKNLFFSPFSISSALSMILLGSKGDTEAQIAKVLSLNKAEDAHNGYQSLLSEINNPDTKYILRTANRLYGEKTFEFLSSFIESSQKFYHAGLEQTDFKNASEDSRKQINGWVEEKTEGKIQKLLAEGIINSMTKLVLVNAIYFKGNWEEKFDKERTKEMPFKINKNETKPVQMMFRKGKYNMTYIGDLETKILEIPYIGNELSMIVLLPDAIQDESTGLEKLERELTYEKLMDWINPEMMDSTEVRLSLPRFKLEENYDLKPILSNMGMRDAFDLRMANFSGISSGNELVLSEVVHKSFVEVNEEGTEAAAATAGVMVLRCAMIVPDFTADHPFLFFIRHNKTSSILFCGRYCSP; encoded by the exons ATGGATAGCCTCAGTGCAGCAAATTCCACTTTTGCTCTTGACCTTTTAAGAGAGCTGCgtgagaaaagcagcacaaagaatctattcttttctccttttagtatttcttctgctttgtctaTGATTTTACTGGGTTCAAAAGGGGACACTGAAGCCCAGATAGCAAAG GTGCTTTCTTTGAACAAAGCTGAGGATGCTCACAATGGGTATCAGTCACTTCTCTCTGAAATTAACAACCCTGACACCAAATACATCCTCAGAACTGCTAACCGACTTTATGGAGAAAAGACATTTGAGTTTCTCTCA TCATTTATAGAATCGAGTCAGAAATTCTACCATGCTGGGCTAGAACAGACTGACTTCAAAAATGCTTCAGAGGAttccagaaagcaaataaatggcTGGGtggaagagaagactgaag GTAAAATTCAAAAATTGTTGGCAGAGGGAATTATTAACTCAATGACCAAACTTGTGTTGGTGAATGCCATCTACTTCAAAGGCAACTGGGAAGAGAAGTTTGACAAAGAGCGCACAAaagaaatgccatttaaaaTTAACAAG AATGAAACCAAACCTGTGCAGATGATGTTCAGAAAAGGTAAATACAACATGACCTATATTGGAGACTTGGAGACCAaaatccttgagatcccttACATTGGTAATGAACTCAGTATGATCGTTCTACTCCCTGATGCAATCCAGGATGAATCTACTGGCTTGGAAAAG ctgGAAAGAGAACTTACATATGAGAAGCTGATGGATTGGATCAATCCTGAAATGATGGACAGTACAGAAGTGAGGCTGTCTTTACCCagatttaaactggaagaaaattatGATCTGAAACCCATCCTGAGCAACATGGGAATGCGTGATGCGTTTGACTTACGGATGGCGAACTTCTCAGGAATCTCCTCTGGTAACGAGCTTGTGCTCTCTGAAGTGGTTCACAAGTCCTTCGTGGAGGTCAACGAAGAAGgcactgaagcagcagctgctacAGCAGGAGTGATGGTGCTCCGTTGTGCTATGATCGTTCCCGACTTCACTGCCGATCatcccttcctcttcttcatccGGCACAACAAAACTTCCAGTATTTTGTTCTGTGGCAGATATTGCTCTCCCTAA
- the SERPINB6 gene encoding serpin B6 isoform X2: MRLHSDFFGGWMGSLESREINQVLSLNKAEDAHNGYQSLLSEINNPDTKYILRTANRLYGEKTFEFLSSFIESSQKFYHAGLEQTDFKNASEDSRKQINGWVEEKTEGKIQKLLAEGIINSMTKLVLVNAIYFKGNWEEKFDKERTKEMPFKINKNETKPVQMMFRKGKYNMTYIGDLETKILEIPYIGNELSMIVLLPDAIQDESTGLEKLERELTYEKLMDWINPEMMDSTEVRLSLPRFKLEENYDLKPILSNMGMRDAFDLRMANFSGISSGNELVLSEVVHKSFVEVNEEGTEAAAATAGVMVLRCAMIVPDFTADHPFLFFIRHNKTSSILFCGRYCSP, translated from the exons ATGCGTCTGCACTCAGACTTCTTTGGAGGCTGGATGGGTTCCTTAGAAAGCAGGGAGATAAACCAG GTGCTTTCTTTGAACAAAGCTGAGGATGCTCACAATGGGTATCAGTCACTTCTCTCTGAAATTAACAACCCTGACACCAAATACATCCTCAGAACTGCTAACCGACTTTATGGAGAAAAGACATTTGAGTTTCTCTCA TCATTTATAGAATCGAGTCAGAAATTCTACCATGCTGGGCTAGAACAGACTGACTTCAAAAATGCTTCAGAGGAttccagaaagcaaataaatggcTGGGtggaagagaagactgaag GTAAAATTCAAAAATTGTTGGCAGAGGGAATTATTAACTCAATGACCAAACTTGTGTTGGTGAATGCCATCTACTTCAAAGGCAACTGGGAAGAGAAGTTTGACAAAGAGCGCACAAaagaaatgccatttaaaaTTAACAAG AATGAAACCAAACCTGTGCAGATGATGTTCAGAAAAGGTAAATACAACATGACCTATATTGGAGACTTGGAGACCAaaatccttgagatcccttACATTGGTAATGAACTCAGTATGATCGTTCTACTCCCTGATGCAATCCAGGATGAATCTACTGGCTTGGAAAAG ctgGAAAGAGAACTTACATATGAGAAGCTGATGGATTGGATCAATCCTGAAATGATGGACAGTACAGAAGTGAGGCTGTCTTTACCCagatttaaactggaagaaaattatGATCTGAAACCCATCCTGAGCAACATGGGAATGCGTGATGCGTTTGACTTACGGATGGCGAACTTCTCAGGAATCTCCTCTGGTAACGAGCTTGTGCTCTCTGAAGTGGTTCACAAGTCCTTCGTGGAGGTCAACGAAGAAGgcactgaagcagcagctgctacAGCAGGAGTGATGGTGCTCCGTTGTGCTATGATCGTTCCCGACTTCACTGCCGATCatcccttcctcttcttcatccGGCACAACAAAACTTCCAGTATTTTGTTCTGTGGCAGATATTGCTCTCCCTAA
- the SERPINB10A gene encoding heterochromatin-associated protein MENT isoform X2, whose translation MERLSASTNSFTLDLYKKLDVTSKGQNIFFAPWSIATALAMVYLGAKGDTATQMAKVLHFNQTAREESPSEMTAPSLRSPKRRDMGLEYEETENIHSGFKELLSAINKPRNTYLLKSANQLFEDKTYPLLPKFLQLITRYYQAKPQAVNFKTDAEQARAQINSWVENETERKIQNLLPAGSLDSDTVLVLVNAIYFKGNWEKRFLEKDTSEMPFRLSKTKTKAVQMMFLRDTFLMLHEQTMKFKIIELPYVENELSMFVLLPDDISDNTTGLELVERELTHEKLAEWSNSARMMKVEVELYLPKLKIEENYDLTSTLSNMGIQNAFDPVQADFTRMSAKKDFFLSKVIHKAFVEVNEEGTEAAAATGVLVLRSRTPRVTFKADHPFLFFIRHNKSKTILFFGRLCSP comes from the exons ATGGAGCGTCTTTCAGCATCAACCAACAGCTTCACCCTGGACCTTTACAAAAAGCTGGATGTAACTTCCAAaggacaaaacattttctttgctccTTGGAGTATTGCAACTGCTCTCGCTATGGTCTATCTGGGTGCAAAAGGTGACACAGCAACCCAGATGGCTAAG GTTCTTCATTTTAACCAGactgcaagagaagaaagtCCTTCTGAGATGACAGCACCTTCTCTGCGGAGCCCAAAGAGAAGAGACATG GGTCTTGAGTATGAGGAAACTGAAAACATCCACTCCGGCTTCAAAGAACTCCTGTCTGCCATCAACAAACCTAGAAACACTTACTTGCTGAAAAGTGCTAACCAACTGTTTGAGGACAAAACCTACCCATTACTGCCT AAATTTTTACAACTGATCACAAGGTACTACCAAGCAAAGCCACAAGCTGTAAACTTTAAGACAGATGCGGAACAAGCCAGAGCACAGATCAATtcctgggttgaaaatgaaACTGAGA GGAAGATCCAGAATCTGCTACCTGCAGGATCTCTTGATTCTGACACTGTATTGGTCTTAGTAAATGCTATTTACTTCAAAGGAAACTGGGAAAAGAGGTTTCTGGAAAAAGACACATCCGAGATGCCCTTCAGATTAAGCAAG ACCAAGACTAAAGCAGTACAGATGATGTTTCTCAGAGATACATTTTTGATGCTCCATGAACAAACAATGAAATTCAAAATTATTGAGCTGCCGTACGTGGAAAATGAACTCAGCATGTTCGTACTCCTACCAGATGACATCAGTGATAACACTACTGGTCTGGAGCTG GTAGAAAGAGAGCTGACCCACGAAAAGTTAGCTGAATGGTCCAACTCAGCCCGTATGATGAAAGTCGAAGTGGAACTGTACCTGCCCAAGTTGAAGATTGAAGAAAATTATGATCTTACATCCACTTTGAGCAACATGGGGATACAAAATGCTTTTGACCCTGTTCAGGCTGATTTCACAAGGATGTCAGCAAAGAAGGACTTCTTCCTATCAAAAGTTATTCACAAAGCTTTTGTGGAGGTCAATGAAGAAGGTACcgaggcagcagctgccacaggTGTCCTGGTGTTGAGGTCAAGAACACCTAGAGTAACTTTCAAAGCCGACCacccttttctcttcttcatcagACACAACAAATCCAAAACCATCCTCTTCTTTGGCAGACTATGCTCACCTTAG
- the SERPINB10A gene encoding heterochromatin-associated protein MENT isoform X1 → MQSSPPSANPSSQAVSMERLSASTNSFTLDLYKKLDVTSKGQNIFFAPWSIATALAMVYLGAKGDTATQMAKVLHFNQTAREESPSEMTAPSLRSPKRRDMGLEYEETENIHSGFKELLSAINKPRNTYLLKSANQLFEDKTYPLLPKFLQLITRYYQAKPQAVNFKTDAEQARAQINSWVENETERKIQNLLPAGSLDSDTVLVLVNAIYFKGNWEKRFLEKDTSEMPFRLSKTKTKAVQMMFLRDTFLMLHEQTMKFKIIELPYVENELSMFVLLPDDISDNTTGLELVERELTHEKLAEWSNSARMMKVEVELYLPKLKIEENYDLTSTLSNMGIQNAFDPVQADFTRMSAKKDFFLSKVIHKAFVEVNEEGTEAAAATGVLVLRSRTPRVTFKADHPFLFFIRHNKSKTILFFGRLCSP, encoded by the exons ATGCAGTCATCACCTCCCTCTGCTAATCCTTCGTCTCAGGCTGTATCGATGGAGCGTCTTTCAGCATCAACCAACAGCTTCACCCTGGACCTTTACAAAAAGCTGGATGTAACTTCCAAaggacaaaacattttctttgctccTTGGAGTATTGCAACTGCTCTCGCTATGGTCTATCTGGGTGCAAAAGGTGACACAGCAACCCAGATGGCTAAG GTTCTTCATTTTAACCAGactgcaagagaagaaagtCCTTCTGAGATGACAGCACCTTCTCTGCGGAGCCCAAAGAGAAGAGACATG GGTCTTGAGTATGAGGAAACTGAAAACATCCACTCCGGCTTCAAAGAACTCCTGTCTGCCATCAACAAACCTAGAAACACTTACTTGCTGAAAAGTGCTAACCAACTGTTTGAGGACAAAACCTACCCATTACTGCCT AAATTTTTACAACTGATCACAAGGTACTACCAAGCAAAGCCACAAGCTGTAAACTTTAAGACAGATGCGGAACAAGCCAGAGCACAGATCAATtcctgggttgaaaatgaaACTGAGA GGAAGATCCAGAATCTGCTACCTGCAGGATCTCTTGATTCTGACACTGTATTGGTCTTAGTAAATGCTATTTACTTCAAAGGAAACTGGGAAAAGAGGTTTCTGGAAAAAGACACATCCGAGATGCCCTTCAGATTAAGCAAG ACCAAGACTAAAGCAGTACAGATGATGTTTCTCAGAGATACATTTTTGATGCTCCATGAACAAACAATGAAATTCAAAATTATTGAGCTGCCGTACGTGGAAAATGAACTCAGCATGTTCGTACTCCTACCAGATGACATCAGTGATAACACTACTGGTCTGGAGCTG GTAGAAAGAGAGCTGACCCACGAAAAGTTAGCTGAATGGTCCAACTCAGCCCGTATGATGAAAGTCGAAGTGGAACTGTACCTGCCCAAGTTGAAGATTGAAGAAAATTATGATCTTACATCCACTTTGAGCAACATGGGGATACAAAATGCTTTTGACCCTGTTCAGGCTGATTTCACAAGGATGTCAGCAAAGAAGGACTTCTTCCTATCAAAAGTTATTCACAAAGCTTTTGTGGAGGTCAATGAAGAAGGTACcgaggcagcagctgccacaggTGTCCTGGTGTTGAGGTCAAGAACACCTAGAGTAACTTTCAAAGCCGACCacccttttctcttcttcatcagACACAACAAATCCAAAACCATCCTCTTCTTTGGCAGACTATGCTCACCTTAG